A genomic window from Solanum stenotomum isolate F172 chromosome 10, ASM1918654v1, whole genome shotgun sequence includes:
- the LOC125841590 gene encoding glycine-rich protein A3-like has translation MGGGKDKHAQYPPGGQYPPGAQYPPGGQFPPGGYPPTQGYPPQGYPQTGYPGQPAPHHAAHGMMAGVAAAGAAAYGAHHMGHGGGHYPAPGTAHYGHYDHGKHGNGHGKFKQGKGKGKYKQGKFKK, from the exons ATGGGAGGTGGAAAGGATAAACATGCACAATATCCTCCTGGAGGACAATATCCTCCCGGAGCACAGTATCCTCCCGGAGGGCAGTTTCCTCCTGGAG GTTATCCTCCAACACAGGGATATCCTCCACAAGGGTATCCACAGACGGGTTATCCTGGTCAACCCGCTCCACACCATGCAG CACATGGAATGATGGCGGGAGTAGCAGCGGCTGGAGCAGCCGCGTATGGTGCTCATCATATGGGACACGGCGGAGGTCATTACCCTGCACCAGGTACCGCTCATTATGGACATTATGATCATGGAAAGCATGGCAACGGGCATGGCAAGTTTAAGCAAGGAAAGGGGAAAGGCAAATACAAACAAGGCAAATTCAAGAAGTAA
- the LOC125842032 gene encoding upstream activation factor subunit UAF30-like — translation MASSSRVFGNYCRTLMAAAKTSAGKTPPATTTTAAGKGRSKGILKPQPISPALQNFVGTSEISRTDAVKKIWDYIKTNNLQNPANKKEINCDDKLKTIFAGKDKVGFLEIAKLLSFHFQKAS, via the exons ATGGCATCATCTTCTAGGGTTTTCGGAAACTATTGCCGAACTCTAATGGCTGCTGCAAAGACCTCCGCCGGAAAGACACCTCCGGCCACCACAACAACCGCGGCTGGAAAAGGTCGTTCTAAAGGCATACTGAAACCTCAACCGATTTCACCTGCTCTTCAAAATTTTGTCGGTACTTCTGAAATCTCACGTACTGATGCTGTTAAGAAAATCTGGGATTACATCAAAACCAATAATCTTCAG AACCCTGCAAACAAGAAGGAGATAAATTGCGATGACAAGTTGAAGACGATATTTGCTGGCAAGGACAAAGTTGGGTTTCTAGAGATCGCAAAGCTGCTATCCTTTCATTTTCAAAAGGCTTCTTAA
- the LOC125841589 gene encoding LOW QUALITY PROTEIN: F-box protein SKIP31 (The sequence of the model RefSeq protein was modified relative to this genomic sequence to represent the inferred CDS: deleted 1 base in 1 codon; substituted 1 base at 1 genomic stop codon) — MVISDDEDESLAQFLESEVLAFSDQDEWKQLEVEDDNDKFGVEEDHVTEKLXDVKDEGKEAAREEEEEENRGAKRMKFEEKRGEKNINALLSSQSLALPIEFKDEGECASSPAKMCETLMGKCNGASTNNIRRAPRSIETSILSKIPPELLHHILKFLSSEDLVACSLVCEFLNGVASDESLWRQLYCLRWGLVLPTKKPRECAWKKLYIKRDADDMVEFVRNCPTELKEYYIQMQAAKRSQAPLPSQINDDSMILDKTVTDQVSIWKKSKGLGDNVVNGHTCSGETCAYHQIGDVFVCEKTGNVHVCDDTCREVVLDPINGLLVCTISGHCFDSILLSPDEMEPDVDQQQAGTTDEAEPFMGSSLFARAYLLGYNCNDEKELKAALRFC, encoded by the exons ATGGTAATCTCTGACGATGAGGATGAATCACTCGCTCAATTCCTTGAATCCGAAGTTCTCGCTTTCTCCGATCag GATGAATGGAAGCAACTGGAAGTTGAGGACGATAATGATAAGTTTGGCGTAGAAGAGGATCATGTGACTGAGAAATTATGAGATGTGAAGGATGAGGGGAAAGAGGCGGCGcgagaggaggaggaggaggaaaatAGAGGAGCAAAGCGGATGAAATTTGAGGAAAAACGGGGGGAGAAAAACATAAATGCATTATTATCATCTCAATCTCTTGCATTGCCAATTGAATTTAAAGATGAAGGTGAATGTGCATCTTCACCTGCAAAGATGTGTGAGACTCTTATGGGCAAGTGTAATGGTGCTAGTACCAACAACATAAGACGTGCTCCAAGGTCAATAGAAACTAGTATTCTCAGCAAAATCCCTCCTGAGTTGCTCCATCACATTCTCAAGTTCCTTTCCTCAG AGGATCTTGTTGCATGTTCATTGGTCTGTGAGTTTCTAAATGGTGTTGCTTCTGATGAATCCTTATGGCGTCAGCT GTATTGCTTACGATGGGGTTTGGTGCTCCCAACAAAAAAGCCACGGGAGTGTGCTTGGAAAAAGCTTTACATCAAG CGTGATGCAGATGACATGGTGGAGTTCGTCAGGAATTGCCCAACGGAATTGAAGGAGTATTACATCCAAATGCAAGCTGCTAAAAGAAGCCAAGCCCCTCTTCCTTCTCAG ATAAATGATGACAGTATGATTCTCGATAAGACCGTTACTGATCAAGTCTCTATT TGGAAAAAAAGCAAAGGTCTTGGTGATAATGTGGTCAATGGTCATACCTGTTCTGGAGAGACATGCGCTTACCATCAAATTGGCGATGTATTTGTCTGTGAAAAAACTGGAAACGTTCATG TTTGTGATGACACATGCAGGGAAGTTGTACTGGATCCTATTAATGGTCTGCTGGTGTGCACTATTTCGGGCCACTGTTTTGATAGTATTTTGTTGTCACCAGATGAAATGGAACCAGATGTG GACCAACAACAAGCTGGTACGACAGACGAAGCAGAACCGTTCATGGGCTCGAGTCTTTTTG CTCGAGCCTATTTACTGGGATATAACTGCAATGATGAGAAGGAACTGAAAGCTGCTTTGCGCTTTTGCTGA
- the LOC125842020 gene encoding ABC transporter G family member 14-like, whose translation MHLHCVTPKPENGGTDLMEASTNSPNSSKQYDKSCLAFPVQIKSQQSSLQKAMYPITLKFEEIVYKISQENKGMCGGGPSNTKEKTILNGVTGTVYPGEMLAMLGPSGSGKTTLLTALGGRLSGKLSGKITYNSQPFSGSIKRRTGFVSQDDALYPHLTVIETLLFTALLRLPQSLDRDEKVRHVEHVIAELGLNKCRNSMIGGSLFRGISGGEKKRVSIGQEMLINPSLLLLDEPTSGLDSTTALRIINTVKRLASGGRTVITTIHQPSSRLYYMFDKVVLLSEGCPIYYGPASTALEYFSSIGFSISITINPADLLLDLANGIGPDNKNANDQGDSIAQEKKSVREALISAYEKNISTRLKTEVCSLDNSSYSYTKDVSTRNGVKLEQWCTSWMHQFKVLLMRGLRERRHESFNRLRIFQVISVAFLAGLLWWNTPTSHIEDRIAMLFFFAVFWGFYPLYNAVFTFPQERRMLIKERSSGMYRLSSYFLAKTVGDLPLELALPTAFTFILYWMGGLKPDPTTFILSLLVVLYNVLVSQSLGLAFGALLMDVKQATTLASVTTLVFLIAGGYYIQQIPPFIVWLKYLSYSYYSYKLLLGVQYNDNDYYECSKGVYCQVANLPAIESVGLNNMWIDVSVMAVMLIGYRVVAYLALTRVR comes from the exons ATGCATCTTCATTGTGTAACACCAAAACCAGAAAATGGTGGCACAGACTTGATGGAAGCTTCGACGAATTCGCCTAATTCGTCAAAGCAATATGACAAGTCATGTCTTGCTTTCCCTGTCCAGATCAAGTCACAACAATCTTCTTTACAAAAGGCCATGTACCCTATAACTTTGaag TTTGAAGAGATTGTTTACAAAATTAGTCAAGAAAACAAAGGAATGTGTGGTGGAGGACCatcaaacacaaaagaaaagacTATACTAAATGGAGTGACAGGCACTGTGTATCCAGGAGAGATGCTAGCTATGTTAGGTCCATCAGGTAGTGGCAAAACCACCCTCCTAACAGCACTAGGAGGGCGTCTTTCGGGCAAATTATCCGGGAAGATTACATACAACAGCCAGCCATTCTCGGGTTCAATCAAACGTAGAACAGGATTCGTGTCACAAGATGATGCCCTGTATCCTCATCTTACAGTAATTGAAACACTTCTGTTCACAGCTCTGCTTAGGCTGCCACAAAGCCTCGATAGGGACGAAAAAGTGAGACATGTAGAGCATGTTATTGCAGAACTTGGATTAAACAAGTGTAGAAACAGTATGATTGGAGGGTCATTGTTTAGAGGGATATCAGgtggagagaaaaaaagagttaGTATAGGTCAAGAAATGCTGATCAACCCGAGTTTACTACTTTTAGACGAGCCAACTTCAGGACTTGATTCGACAACAGCACTCCGGATCATTAACACAGTTAAACGACTAGCAAGTGGTGGTCGTACTGTGATCACAACGATCCATCAGCCGTCTAGTCGACTTTATTATATGTTTGATAAGGTAGTGTTGCTCTCTGAGGGATGTCCTATCTACTATGGTCCTGCATCAACTGCCTTGGAATACTTCTCCTCTATTGGTTTTTCCATATCCATCACTATCAATCCAGCTGATCTCTTGCTCGATCTCGCGAATG GAATTGGACCGGATAACAAGAATGCCAACGATCAAGGTGACAGTATTGCACAGGAAAAGAAGTCGGTGAGAGAAGCTCTCATCTCCGCGTATGAAAAGAACATTTCTACAAGGTTGAAAACTGAAGTATGCAGTTTAGATAACAGTAGTTACAGCTACACAAAGGATGTTTCTACAA GAAATGGTGTGAAATTAGAGCAATGGTGCACAAGTTGGATGCATCAATTCAAAGTACTACTTATGAGAGGGTTAAGGGAGCGAAGACACGAGAGCTTCAACAGGCTTAGGATCTTTCAAGTTATAAGTGTAGCATTTCTTGCAGGACTATTGTGGTGGAATACTCCAACATCCCACATTGAAGATCGA ATTGCAATGTTGTTCTTTTTCGCGGTATTTTGGGGGTTCTATCCACTCTACAATGCAGTTTTCACATTTCCACAAGAAAGGAGAATGCTCATCAAAGAGAGATCATCAGGAATGTATCGTCTCTCATCATACTTTCTAGCCAAAACTGTGGGAGATTTGCCTTTAGAACTAGCATTACCAACAGCATTTACGTTCATCCTTTACTGGATGGGAGGGCTCAAACCCGATCCAACTACCTTCATCCTATCTCTCCTAGTAGTCCTCTACAACGTCCTCGTTTCACAAAGCCTTGGACTAGCTTTTGGTGCCTTACTAATGGATGTTAAACAAGCCACTACATTAGCATCAGTAACAACATTAGTATTCCTAATTGCTGGAGGATACTACATTCAACAGATTCCTCCGTTCATCGTTTGGTTAAAATACTTGAGTTATAGTTACTATAGCTACAAGTTGCTTCTAGGGGTTCAATACAATGACAATGACTACTATGAATGTTCAAAAGGAGTCTATTGCCAAGTTGCAAACTTACCTGCCATTGAATCAGTAGGCTTAAACAATATGTGGATCGATGTCTCGGTCATGGCTGTGATGTTGATAGGCTACAGAGTTGTGGCTTATCTAGCACTCACTCGTGTACGATGA